From the Acomys russatus chromosome 8, mAcoRus1.1, whole genome shotgun sequence genome, the window CCCGGCAGATGAGTGGATAgatccgggcatggtggctcatggctttaatcccagcactccactcgggagacagaggcagggggatcgctgtgagttcgaggccagcctggtctacaaagtgagtccaggacagccaaggctacacagggaaaccctgtctcaaaaacaaacaaacaacaacaacaaaaaagaaaaaaaaaacgggaAATAAACATAGCATGGATTGTTGTGTGGCctttaaaaggaacaaaattcAAGACAGAAATGGTAGttgaaggctgagacaggaagatacctgagtgtttgaggccagcctggaatacattatGAGAGTCTAtctcacaaaggaagaaaagaaaagaaaaaagaaaaagagtggagAGCAAGCCTTTGGTGCTATCTAGCTGGCAACAGACATTACTCTCGGTGTCGCTGGAAGACATCTCTCTTGGTAAATACTTGATAGGGAGGGTGGAAAAATAAAGAggtaaaagaaaaactattttaagaaGGGCTTCTGAGCCtggctggtggcacacgcctttaatcccagcacttggacagcctggtctacagggtgagttccaggacagccagggctacacacagagagacgtATCTTCCCAAGgtaggggtggtgggggtggagcttTTCTTGGCCGTTATCTGGGCTTACGTGGATAACTAGAAGAAACCATACTATCAAGGGCTCCAATTATCGCCCAGAAGCAGCTAATCGGCacacacagaaagccccaggctTTTCAAACCCTGATTTCCAACTGAGCTGATTCTTCAAGTTCTGTCTCATTAGCTCTTGTTTTCTGTGAATATACATTGCCTGGCTGATTccttttttaagacttatttttatttttgtgaatgtgtctatgtgtgtctctgcCGCACGTGTGTGATGCCCACAGGGGGCAGATGGGGTGCAGGGCTGGCATTGGCTCCTGATCACAGGTATACCAGACTATCATTAggaatccccacccccacccctaccccgccTGCCCCGCTGCAAgcgtgtttggttctaccctgggtctctgggctatctggCCTCTGGTTGCTGGTCCACCAGACAGTGTCAAGTGTGGGCTTCCCCTTGTGGCATGGGTCTCCAGCTGGACCAGTCGTGGGTTGGTCACctccacaatttctgtgccatATTTACCCCAGCATATTGTGTAGGCACAGCACAAATTATAGGCTGAAGGtctttgtggctgggttagtgtccCAGTCCTTCCACTGGAAATCTTGCGTGTCACAGGAGGTGACCGCtgcaggctccatatcccccactggtaggagtcttagctagggtcaccctcacagaTTCCTGGGAATGTCCATTACATTAGGTTtctgtcccccgccccccaactccagttgtctctcccagcaCTCTCTCCATCCAGCCTCTCACCTGCCgtctctcctctgccccctcccccacacttccacccatgatgtctattttatttccccttcccagagagaACGATTTGTCCAGCCTTGAgccctctttgttatttagcttaacttctttgggtctgtgaattgtagcacaattatcctttactttacagTTAATATCCATGTATAACTGAGCACATAACatcataccatgtttgtctttctgggtctgggttacctcactcagggtgatctttttctagttccatccatttgtctgcaaatttcatactgttattattatttttttattttttttctgttattattttttttaaaaagcagctgagtaatattccattgtgtaaatgtaccacatttttctgtatccattcttcagttgagggacatctaggttgtttccagtttctggctattagaaatgaggcttctgtgaacatagttgagcaaacgtctagtgtttttaaaattatctgtattgcttgtaggcctggctagtaatcaatcaagacacagacacttgttatattttaaaatagccttagttaacctggggcagggcagatatcaatcctctaaactacctcccatagtgtggcaggcatgggatccttgtctcaatcccatgccatctgtttccaataatttctatcaagctacctcccatccataatcccaaatacttgctaatgttcttcatctgggctgttCTTTGTCCATGCCGCTGGTCATGTGCTTTTCCTCCGTCTAACCCATGGTaggcttcctttcttctcctcaggcctctctccctttctcctcctggccctcttttcttcttcccagaattcctctctctcctagccccacctatctcctttgccctgcccaggtgggatggctttttattaagcaaaaggtgggccACAgactgcaagcagtaattagcataaaaatacatcagaccacacCCCAACAAACGTCCTTGTGCTACGGTGAGCAacctttgggtatatggccaggagagGTGTACCTAGATCTTGACATAGAttgattcccagttttctgagaaacggCTATATTgatgtccaaagtggttgtacaagttggcactgccaccagcaatggaggagcggTCCAacttgctccacatccttaccagaatGAGCTGTCTCttgtggttttgatcttagccattctgacaggtgtaagatggaatctcagagtcattttgatttgcatttccctgatggctaaggatgttgagcattgcTTTAGGTACTTCTCGGTCACTAgagatccctctgttgagaagtctctatTTAGATTTGGActccattttttttgttgttgttgttgttttttgttttgagacagggtttctctgtgcagtcagtcctggctgtcctggaactcactctgtagaccaggctggcctggaactcggaGAAGTCACATGACAGAGAGattctgtgactgaggaggagtCCCATGACTACTCCATTTGAAAATCAGTGTCCCTGCTCACCCCTTTTCTTGAGATCTCCAGCACATCAACAGGGCCACAGCCTGTGAATTTCTGGGGGACAAATAGCAGCCTCCAAGGAGGCATGTGGCAGGGCTGCGACTCCTTCAACTTTAGCgtgaggagggatggaaggaaggtggTCGGTACCGAACCTGACCAACAGCACCCAGAACCcgcatccttctgcctctgtgacaTCACACTTGaaatcttttctctcctctcctgggcTGTGTCTTCTGTCGCCATGGCAACGAAATTCTTCAAGTCACcaggggaaggaaagagcagGTAGTGTCGCCTACTTCCTCTGTGAGTATGGGAGTCACGCCCcaccatgtgtgtatatgtgtgtgtgtgtgtgtgtgtgtgtgtgtgtgtgtgtgtgtgtgtgatccaaaGTCAGTTATCTTCCTTAACTAATCTCActtcactttttgagacagggtttctccctgaacccagagcttcccgTGCTGGCTGGACTGCCTGGCTAATAAGCCCCGGAGATCCTCTTGTGGCTTCTAAAGGCATGTCCCCATAAACCCTGCTTTTACAGGGGCccgaggattgaactcaggtcgggtcctcatgtttgcacagcaagcactttgccaattgagccatctcctctgccGTAGCCATGCCTTTCTTAAAGGACGCCGTGACACTTGTGAAGGAGCCACATCAGCTGCCTGTGGTCCCGTTTTCGTGGTTCCTCCCAAGCCTGTTTGCTGCCTTCAACATAACACTGCTGGTCTTTTTGAGTGGCCTTTTCTTTGGATTTCCGTAAGTGTCCCATACCATctgttaggttttatttttattttttaatttattgttttttcaagacaaagtttctctgtgtagagatctttggaagaacagccagtgctcttaacctctgagccatctctccagcccccttacctagttatttttatttatttgtttgtttggagacaaagtttctctgtgtaacagtcgtGACTGTcctgaacccactttgtagaccaggttgacatCAAACtcgagagatctgcctgcctctgcctccccaagtgctgggattacaggtgtgcaccaccacacccagctcttagtTTTCTTATATGGAGACAGGAATAAAAATATAGTACAGAGGCAGGGGGGTTGCAGGAAGGAGCGCTGGGGAAGAACAGTCTAGTTGGAGGAAAAGAAATGTAGGCCGCCGGGTGTGGTGATgcgcccctttaatcccagcacttgggaggcagaggcaggtggattgctgtgagtttgaggccaacctggcctacaaagtgagtccaggactgccaaggctacacagagaaaccctgtctcgaaaaacaaacaaacaaaaaaagaaacatgcaggCCTGGGGTTCTGGAGAATTGGTTCATGGGGGTGGAGGGTAAATGCTGCTGGTACTTCTGGTGACATTTGATGGGTCCTCTGTGAGTCTGTCCCTTGTCTTGATCCTTAGAGCTAGCTTTAAGTTCTGTGAGTGCTGACCCAGCTGGGCAGGGCCTCGGGGGAGCAGGAAGGGTGGGGAGCTCTGGGCTGCTCCAGCTTGGGACTGAAAGTGGCTCTGGTCTCAGTTGTAGGTGGCTGGTTGAGCACGGGGAGTGGGCCTTTCCCATGGTCACGGGCCCGCTCTTCATCCTCACCTTCTGCAGTCTTGTTTCGCTCAACTTCTCAGACCCTGGTATCTTACATCGAGGTAAGGACTGGGCCCTCGGGAAGAGGGAAGTGGTACCCCAAAAGTCTTCCAATTGCTTCAGAAGGGTGGGCTACGTAGAGAAGCCAGTAGGCTTGTCCAAAACCAGTTTGCGTTCCCTCTTCTCACTACACAAAATGTCAAGCGCCACTGCTGTTTGCAAGGCAACGCTCTATACACAAGGCTGGCTAGAGCATGCCCCCACCAACacacctctctgtgtctctttcatcTCCACCCCTGTCTCTCACTCTGATGGTCAGCTTGCTCGGTAAGGCCAGGGATTCTCTTGTCTACCTCTTCCCCGTGCCTAGCGTCACTGTAGGGCTGTCCGGAGGAGCAGCAATCTAAGGGTCACCGCCTAACTCTCTCCCATGTCAGGCTCTGTTGACGAGGACCCCATGACGGTGCATGTGCTGCGTGTGAACCAAAGGGCTTTCTGCCTGGAATGGTGCCCAAAGTGTTGCTTTCATCGCCCACCCCGGACCCACCACTGCCCCTGGTGCAACATTTGTGTGGAGGTGATTGTCCCCTTCCTAATCTGCCCATTGGCTAACCTGTCACTTAGAAGCCTCATGTGTGGGCCAGGGAGAGCTATCCATGACAGGATAAACTGTTCTTGGTCCCTCACACAGCTCCTGCCTTTATGCCTGTGTCTGGCCAGAAAGGCTGGCATGTCAACATGGGTACTTTCATGTGTTCTGGGGCCGGGGCCAGAGTGACAGTCCTTATCTCCTGGTTTGCTGTCAGTGGATAGATATCTAAACCCTTCATCTGTCTATAGACCTGGCCTGGGgactttctctcccctcccttggatgtttttggttttgtttttgttcttcaagacaggttttctctgtgcagccttggctatcctagactcactttgtagattgggctggcctcgaactcacagagatccgcctgcctctacctcccaagtgctggcattaaaggcgtgtgccaccacgtccggcttcctttggatgttttaagttgggaGGGTTTCCTGGTTTGTGAGAGCATGTTTTGCCAGCACTGGCAGACTGGCTTACAGATgcctcggggtgggggtggggtgaagccAGCTGGGCAAGGCTGTTTTACGGCTTCACCTAACAGATAAAGGTCCAGAGATAGTCTGTGTCCTACCAAAAGCTGCAGGACAAGTCTCACAGCACAAGGAGGCACTGGGAAAGCTCAGTGACTTTGGGGTCAATTGTATTCTAACTGAAATGTCACCATTAGGGACTTTGTCACTAGGATTCTTACTGGGGGTGAAAGTCAGCATGGGGGGACCAAAAGTAAGTGATGTAGAGGGCTGAGCTGTTTGGGTGATGGAAGGTGGGCCGAAGGATGGAAGCTGAGCCAAAGGGACAGATCCTGGAGGcctgctcctcttcctgtcaCAGGACTTTGACCACCATTGCAAGTGGGTCAATAACTGCGTCGGTCACCGCAACTTCCGCCTGTTCATGGTGCTGGTcctgtccctctgcctctacTCAGGAGCCCTGTTGGTCTCCTGCCTGGTGTTCCTAATTCGCACGAGCCATCTGCCCTTCTGCGTGGACAAGGCAATGGCGTATCTACACATGCCCAAGGGGCCACGTGAaggagcagtggggaggggttgagGAAGGTGAGAGATGAGGTCTTAGAGGGGTAAAGTCAGTGATGGATGAAGCTTAGCAGAAGCCACTGGGGAGGCTCGGTGTGGACAATGACagtaggaaaatggatggaataaagaataaataagaaccTAGTAAGGCCATAGAATAACGAACGTCTAAAAGGGACAAGCAGAGCAACAGCgtggtgggatggggtgggcgGGAGCAGcggtggggaggggaagatgcGCTGGACCGGGGTCGTGGCTCCTTAGCTGGTGAGCATCCTGGTGGCTGTGCCGGCTACCTGCTTCCTGATTCCTCTCTTCATGCTGCTGCTGATCCAGGCCGTATCTGTGAGCTCGGCGGAGCGCTCCTACGAGAGCAAGGTAAGTGGGCGTGGCGTGGGTGTCCGTGGGTTTAGGTTAAGGTCTGGCCGTGGGAAGCATCCTGCGCCTTCTGGATCTGATTCTCCACACTGCCTTTGGCGGCGAGTGTAAGGTCTTCGGGACGCATCCAGCTCAGAccacagcgccacctgctggagcCCCGTGTTAGCTCTCTGTCCCGGGAGTACCGCTGTGTGCTAGGCTGCCTGCCTTTGAGGGCTATGGGGTATGGAGGTGGCTGCTTGGCGCACTTACCCTAGACCACACTTGGGGTCACATGGCatctgtgtttaattttaatacaagCTACCAGATTGTCTTTCAAGGCACCACTTTGAGATTATACAGCGATGAAAATTCCAGTTGCTTTACCTCTTTGCCAGCACTTGACACTGCTGgaggtttgtttagtttttcattttaacacATCTAGTAAACGTGCTGTGGCATCCTGTAGCTTTGATTTATGTTTTCCTCATAAGAGTGGTTCCGGGTAGTATATCTTTGtttgttgtgctttgtttttgttttttgttttttgttttttgagacagggtttctctgtgttgccttgactgttctagactccttttgtagaccaggctggcctcaaactcacagcgatccacctgcctctgcctcctgagtgctgggattaaaggtgtgctccaccatgcccagcactataCAGAAATTTTGTGGGTTTATATTCTGCCTTTAGttctatgatttctttctttctttttcccttagagacagggtttctctgtgcagccttggctgtcctggactcgctttgtagaccaggctggcctcaaactcacagagatctgcctgcctctgcctcccaagtgctgggtttaaaggcatgtgccaccacgcccagcttagatcTATGATTTCTTTGGGTTAAATTCTGTATGTGGTAAAGGCTAGCTTTTGCttttgaagttatttattttttatgtgtagcAGTGTTTTCctggaagtatgtgtgtgtaccacgtaCATGCCTGGGTCCcgtggaatccagaagagggtgtcagaggaGTTCCAGTCctgagtctccatgtgggtgctgagaactgaacctaagTCCTCAGCCAAAACAGACAGTGGTCTGAACCACTGAATTGTCCCCCCAGTTCCCCAAATCTGCTGTTTGCATATCTGCACCAATCGCTGAGCTGACTGGCTGAGGACATGTCACTGCTGTGACCATTGGGCCCATTCTGACagtcccttctcctcctcatccccttCCAGTGCAGGTACCATCAGGGGTACAACCCCTTTGACCAGGGCTTTCCCAGGAACTGGTATCTAGCGATGTGTGCGCCACTGGGTCCCAAGTGAGTTGGGAAGCCAGACATCTGAATGGTGGATCCCAGGGCTTAAGGGGGGGGGCGGAGTGGCTCCCTCGCCCCACCTCTCAGACCATGCACTTTTcaagcctttcctcctcaaccacctccactccccccacatccccccactcccacacccctcacctccccaccctccctcccccccactcccacactcctcacctccccaccctccacccccctaCTCCCATCTGCCCCAGGGACCCTTGTGAGCCTTTCTGTAGAGTTTTGCCTCAAAAGACAGAGTTGATGGGGGTGAGGGAGCTGCAGCTAGAAGAGGTTACCCAAGCTCCAGACAGGCCTGAGCCCTGGGATATGTTCCCAAACTGAGAGAGAGGACGGGCCCTGGCTAAGAAGGGAGTTGACTCCTTGTACCTGGCCTGTTACTTCCTCAGGTACATGTCTGAAGCCATTTATCTGCAAAGACCTGTGGGGACAGAGTGGATCCGTGAGAACACGCAACCCTCTCCACCGCGTCCTCCTGAACACTGTACTCCAGGTCCCCCTGGGCCCCAGCCTCAACCTCGGCACACAGCAGGGATGGGGATCCTAGGGAGTGGTGAGGCTGCAGTTCTCCAGGTGAGGCGAGGCCGGCAGAGGGTATCTGTGGAAAAGCCCCTAGGAGGTGGGGCTGCTTCTGAAGCTGTGGTACTGAGAGCTTGGTGGAGGGGACCTTGAAGAGGTGTGGTCACAGGCCTCCAgaatactctttctttctttctttctttctttctttctttctttctttctttctttctttctttctttctttctttctttctttctttctttctttctctctctctttaatgatttatttattatgtatacgatggtctgcctgcatgtacaccttcaggccagaagagggcgccatatcacattataggtggttatgaaccgccatgtggttgctgggaattgaactcaggaaaggacctctggaaagagcagtcagtgctcttaacctctgagccatctcttcagcccacctCCAGAATACTTTCAGGCACCCCACCCCAGAGAGAAACCCCAACTTGCTTTGGGTCCTGCGCCAGTCACTAAGTCTGGACGGGTTTCCTCGGGGTGCTAATGAGGGCAGAGATTAGCCTACAgtttataccttttttttttttttttttggttttgttttgtttttcgagacaaggtgtttctctgtgtaaaaagcccctggctatcctggactcgctttgtagaccaggcttgccctgaactcacagagatcgacttgcctctgcttcccgagtgctgggattaaaggcgtgtgtgacCACGCCCAGCCAGTTTATATTGTTTTTGAAGACTATTCCTTTATTTAGATGAAAATTTTACATACAGCTCAATTTCATTGAAATATATGCAAGCGGGACGTTAGGAGTACAAAGGGGCGAGTCGTCACAGATTCCCTCCCAACGCCATGACTTTTAAGGGGCTAGTCTCCTCTTAGCTCAgtcagcgggggtgggggtgcgagCTGGAGTTGAGGAGACTGCAAGGAGCCCGCATGTGTCCACTCTGTTTAGATCCATGCCAGGCCAAGGCTGTCCCTACTGTCAGAGGCTCCTAGGCAACGATACTTAGCCCGGTGCACACAGAGCCGGCACCACCTGAATCTGCGCCTCGCAGTCTGAGTCCACGTGGTCCACTCCGGCTCAGTCCCTGTTGTTTCATTGGTGGAAGCATTGACACCCTCCAAGCCTCATTAAATGTTGATTGTTGGTTTCTGAGGAAGGTGTCAGGCCTGTTCAAGGGATGAGGGGATAAAGACCTCCAGGGTTGGGCAAGGCAGGATCCCTGGAGGCTCAAGCTCAGGTTTAGCACGGCCTAGGCAGGACACTAAAGCTTCTCTCTTTCTTACGACGGGCCGAATGTATTAACCTGATGAGGGTTGGAGATGGTGTGAGAGAAAACCGCCAGCCATTGTGTGCACTGGGGAAGGACGCAGCCTCCTCCCTGCAGTTACTGTATCTTGCAGCAGAGGGCACCCACTGTCTGGGGAACGAGCAAGTCCCGCTTGGCCCTTTGCGTTGTGGCGCTGGACCCATAGGTTGGAAAGCCAGCAGGCTAAGTGTGGATATCCTTCCAGCGGCTGCTCTAAGAGACCTGGAGGAACACGGAGTGCTCAGTCTCATACTAAGCCTGCATCATTCTTGCAACCGCgtcgcattaaaaaaaaacaaacaaacaaaaaacaaaaaaacatactgCACCCGTCCCTGGGGTTATCCAAGGTCCTGTGAGTCTTCAGGTCCCTGGGGGGAGCTTGGGGCAAACTAAACTCTAGCTTTACCAGCCGCCACAGTGTGGCCTTGTATAGCATAGGGCATCTCCCAGCTCTTTAGACAGTAAAGCTCAGCCACAAGTCAGCTTCTGTCCCGTATCAGCCCCACTGCCACCGCGGATCCCCAGTCCCACCGCGGATCGCCTCCTGTCCCTGGAAGCAGCTCCATCTGCTCTGTTTCTGGCCCTCTAGGCTGCTGGCTAGCTCGTTTTCAACCTCAGGAGCATCTTTGGGGCTTGAGTCTTTTCTCCAGTTTTACCCttgctctatttttttcttttcttttctttttcttttttgtttttcgagacaagtttctctgtgtggccctggctgtcctggactcgctttgtagaccaggctggcctcaaactcacaaagatccacaagtgctaggattaaaggcctgcgccacgacgcccggctCCTTGCTGAGTTTTTCTGGGTGGAGTTTTGGAGGCCAGGTGTGCTGTCCCATgactttaatcctggcactcaggaggcaaaggcaggaggacctctctgagttcaagaccagccttggcccTTCCAGATGGTGCCAGGGACCACATTTTGggttattggggggggggggcacatttaACTGTAGAGCTAAAGCAGCCCTGTGGTTACATGGCGGGCAAGGACAGGAATAGCACTTCCAAGCCACTGAGCCCAGATCTATGTCTATGCTTGGCTGTGGATTTCCTGTGTGTGCAGAAGGGCGCAACCCAGCTTCAAGAAAATTGCAAGGATGGGGCAGGTGGGGTCTGCTTCCTACTTTCCCCAAAGGAGAGCTCCCCAAATAGCCTGGGCCTGGGTCAGATGAATAGAGGGGTCCAGTGGCCTCGACCAAGGCTTTGATTAAATGCTGCAAACTCCTGGCTTGGGCGGAGTACTTGCTGAAGCTGTTAGGGGCTTCAGAGAGGCTGACTGCTTCGGCCCATCTTGCCTTGGGATTGAATACTTATTGGTTCCTAGCCTCCTGGTATGCTGGGGGCTCACCCAGTCTCAGGCGAGGGGGGCCTTCAGAGGCTTGAGCCACGTTACCTTCCCTGATGCTGTAAGGCCTCAGTTACCCCCACAAAGGATGCTCTCAAGCGAGGCCCTGACCTCTCCAAAGGCCGGTCACTCCTGCTCTGGGGTAGAGATTCAAAATTTCTCTGTTCTTCCTATAGCTTTAAGAAGGACCTAGCTGACACTTTCCCTCAATGGCCCTTTGCCTTTCCTAGACCTCGGGCCAGGCTAGAAAGGCTTCAGGTCCCACCTTCCCCTCTGCCCATCCTTTGCTTCTCAGATGTACCCCACCCAGTCCGTGGCCAACAGATAAGGTGAGAGCTGTTATCAGAGTCCCCTGAGGGGGCCTGCTGCCCATAAGCCCAGAATGCCATGCCACCCTCAACGAGCCAGAGCCAAGAGTGACCATGTGCCAAGTTGTAGCTGGAGCCCCTCTGCCGAGTCCCAAAAATATCTTGATCCATCCCCCATGGCCTTCAGGGAGGTCAAGACTTATAGGGTAAGAGACAAGTCTCAAGTGATTGACTCAGCCCTGCTGCCAACTAGAGTGCCTGATATGTCACTTTCTTTTGCTCATCTCAGTGGTTCCCCACAGTCATTTACCTCACAAAGAGGCACAGGCTTTGGCTGCCCTAGAGGAGGATTGGGGGTCAGAGACCCTTCACCCCACAGCGCACCGTCACTGGTTTCAGACAGGGTTTGGGGACTAGAGAGGGGAGTGGCTGGCTAAGAAAACCTCTGGTTCCCAGAAGACTGGTACCATTTCTACATGCAGCGGCTCCAGCCGGGGAGCCTGGGCAAAGGGTACAGAGCCTGGCTCTCTCGCCTCAGGCTCTGATAAGGCAGTATGTCTCCATCCCCCTGGGAGCTGATAAAGAGGCTGCTGAGGGCCTCTCCATCCTGGGCCACCTGATAACGGTTCCTGCGGCTCCTGGTTCACCCCACCCTGCTCTGCCCTAACCACCCCacccaaaggggggggggggttggctgcAAGTGGCTGAACATGGGGCAAGGCAGGgatgagagagcagaggagacttCCATAGCATGACCGTCAGGGTCAGAGGGTCAGGCTCCTTGCAGCTCATGGGGCACAGGGGCCGGTCACCCTCATGGGCACCTGGGTCTTGTGTCAGGACCTTGGGAGACCTCCATCTGGGATGgtgtcttgtgtgtctgtgtgtgtgtgtgttgtgtatgtgtgcatatatttgcgttttgcctgcatgtatgtctgtgtgaaggtgttggatcttgaagttacagacagttgtgagctgccttgtgggtgctgggaattgagcccaggtcctctggaagagcagtcagtgctcttacccgctgagccatctctccagcccctgggactGTGTGCCTTTAGTTATTAGCAAGCAGATGCAGCCATGGGTCCTGTCAAGCCTGTGCTAAGGTGTCCGTAATGGTTCCTTTCATCTTCACATGAGTCCTGCAAAGTTGCTGTTCTAGTTTTAGAGAGGCCGGAACCAGCAACGTCCCCTGGTCATGCTAAGTGGGGGAACCGAAATCCCCCTAAGCCTCTCCTACCACATGTTCTACCGTGTGAAGACAGACTGTGGGCTTCTCTAGGAAGCAAGCTGAGTGGTCACAAGTGATAGCATTGTCGCAGGCGCTGACCAGACAGCGGTACACCAACACTCGCCAGTGTGATGCTTAATCAGTGATGGTCATCATTGTTTGATGGCGACTCAAGGAGGCGGGCCTTTGTGTGACCCGCTTAGGGCATCAAAATGCCGGTGACCTTGTCAGCAGAGTTCACTGCTGCTGGGGTTTAAAGTGGGATCCCTTGAGGCTGAGCGGTGATG encodes:
- the Zdhhc19 gene encoding palmitoyltransferase ZDHHC19, giving the protein MPFLKDAVTLVKEPHQLPVVPFSWFLPSLFAAFNITLLVFLSGLFFGFPCRWLVEHGEWAFPMVTGPLFILTFCSLVSLNFSDPGILHRGSVDEDPMTVHVLRVNQRAFCLEWCPKCCFHRPPRTHHCPWCNICVEDFDHHCKWVNNCVGHRNFRLFMVLVLSLCLYSGALLVSCLVFLIRTSHLPFCVDKAMAILVAVPATCFLIPLFMLLLIQAVSVSSAERSYESKCRYHQGYNPFDQGFPRNWYLAMCAPLGPKYMSEAIYLQRPVGTEWIRENTQPSPPRPPEHCTPGPPGPQPQPRHTAGMGILGSGEAAVLQDSGSMTKTLACAQSYTCEDPLPKLVTLDLLCPLAAMENKRSSALGAERAKTPVHGATEPPGKALEEAVASGSAILDFTLFSRVHMSRFSVLKPGVWYSDLERLQFCDLSSSVPRAMRHLSTMMKEMPRFPAPSLRVFVLCFMKCRVAGVNLQVSEE